The Zygosaccharomyces rouxii strain CBS732 chromosome G complete sequence genome contains a region encoding:
- a CDS encoding bifunctional 4-hydroxy-4-methyl-2-oxoglutarate aldolase/oxaloacetate decarboxylase (similar to uniprot|P40011 Saccharomyces cerevisiae YER010C Hypothetical ORF), producing the protein MLRTYNAPLVRIYWKILSRPARTGLDICKPVVDGYVQQGSVRTFIPSSRLNKMSDPRFDELTPCDVSDGLLNKYKIDNGGYLPNLTQWSGHSKGTIHGKAYTVLFAPANDTRPSVNYIDSVPQGAFLVIALTRDLQLPYAPYVKPTQAVYGGLMSTRAQYLKAAGTLVFGRIRDLKEHKSLEHPVFSYGVGSCAAKAAVKPIGINVPLEILTSNGEVEIIKPGDYMVGDANGIVKVPSEVELDSLVGYVRKSVEADELVTTDIKNGRPAKEAQKDRRATLKNYL; encoded by the coding sequence ATGTTGAGAACTTATAACGCTCCTTTGGTACGGATCTATTGGAAAATACTATCAAGACCAGCAAGAACTGGATTAGATATATGTAAGCCGGTAGTCGATGGTTACGTTCAACAGGGATCTGTTAGAACATTTATTCCATCAAGTAGATTGAATAAAATGAGTGATCCCCGATTTGACGAATTAACACCTTGCGACGTTTCTGATGGTCTTTTAAACAAGTACAAGATCGATAATGGTGGTTACTTACCCAATTTAACCCAATGGTCAGGTCATTCGAAAGGTACTATCCATGGAAAAGCATATACGGTCCTATTCGCTCCTGCTAATGATACAAGACCGTCGGTCAATTACATTGACTCGGTTCCACAAGGTGCATTTCTTGTCATTGCCTTGACAAGAGATTTACAATTACCTTATGCACCATATGTTAAGCCTACGCAGGCCGTTTATGGTGGATTGATGTCCACCAGGGCTCAGTATTTGAAAGCGGCAGGTACGTTGGTGTTCGGTCGCATTAGAGATTTAAAAGAGCACAAGAGTTTGGAGCACCCTGTCTTTAGCTATGGAGTGGGATCGTGTGCTGCAAAGGCAGCGGTAAAGCCCATTGGTATTAATGTACCATTAGAAATTTTAACCAGTAACGGAGAAGTGGAAATTATTAAACCAGGTGATTATATGGTAGGTGACGCTAATGGTATCGTCAAGGTTCCATCGGAGGTTGAATTGGATTCACTAGTTGGCTATGTCAGAAAATCTGTTGAAGCTGATGAACTAGTAACGACAGATATCAAAAATGGTAGACCTGCAAAGGAAGCACAAAAGGATCGCAGGGCGACCttaaagaattatttgTGA
- the MET28 gene encoding Met28p (weakly similar to uniprot|P40573 Saccharomyces cerevisiae YIR017C MET28 Transcriptional activator in the Cbf1p-Met4p-Met28p complex participates in the regulation of sulfur metabolism) codes for MALIPMSEDTDAVNISQYLQDLISSNSELGSRLLSLLLVSSGNGKEIMDAINKGDLGSIRNLDLAVDLKMPNGGENRDIKTSNARQQLALISNGGKSQQQEQPSFQKSQGQAQEENGTDSSSDTLNNPKGEKRKKNTEASARFRIRKKQKEQERLNKLKELNIKITGLYKRIDVLLEENQHWKQKLEELNERKSREMLDRIRKRNANSPL; via the coding sequence ATGGCACTCATACCAATGTCCGAGGATACTGATGCTGTGAACATTTCACAgtatttacaagatttgaTTTCGTCAAATTCTGAACTAGGTTCAAGACTGTTGTCGCTGCTGCTGGTCAGTAGTGGCAATGGTAAGGAAATAATGGATGCAATAAATAAAGGAGATCTTGGTTCTATCAGAAACTTGGACTTGGCGGTTGACCTCAAGATGCCcaatggtggtgaaaataGAGATATCAAGACTAGTAATGCAAGACAACAGCTAGCGTTAATCAGCAATGGCGGAAAATcgcaacaacaagaacaaccGTCGTTCCAAAAATCACAAGGACAAGCACAAGAGGAAAACGGTACTGATAGTTCAAGCGACACTCTTAATAATCCTAAGGGagagaagaggaaaaaaaatacagaAGCGTCTGCAAGATTTCGTATACGTAAAAAGcagaaagaacaagaaagattgaataaattgaaGGAGCTTAACATTAAGATCACCGGACTATATAAACGTATTGACGTACTGCTGGAAGAAAATCAACATTGGAAACAAAAACTAGAAGAACTAAACGAAAGGAAATCCAGGGAAATGTTGGATCGTATCAGAAAACGGAATGCGAATTCTCCACTATGA
- the IST3 gene encoding U2 snRNP complex subunit IST3 (similar to uniprot|P40565 YIR005W Saccharomyces cerevisiae IST3 Component of the U2 snRNP required for the first catalytic step of splicing and for spliceosomal assembly): protein MNQIKAIERINEAELSQGILTHEQSWHYEYRNQAYIFIGGLHKELTEADVLTVFSQYGVPVDLKLVRDRENGESRGFAYLKYEDQRSTVLAVDNLNGAIVAGRRIRVDHALYEPRDDDWDYREAVREELDKDKVLVPGERQLPSREDDKNHRDQSQEDDELADPMGS from the coding sequence ATGAACCAAATAAAAGCTATTGAAAGGATCAATGAGGCGGAATTGTCACAGGGAATCTTGACTCATGAACAATCTTGGCACTACGAGTATAGAAACCAAGCTTACATCTTTATAGGAGGACTCCACAAAGAGCTTACAGAGGCAGATGTACTTACAGTCTTCTCACAGTATGGGGTTCCGGTGGACTTAAAACTGGTTAGGGATAGAGAGAATGGTGAATCAAGAGGATTTGCATACTTAAAATACGAAGATCAGAGATCAACTGTTCTTGCAGTGGACAATTTGAACGGTGCTATTGTTGCCGGTAGACGCATAAGAGTTGACCATGCTCTCTATGAACCCAGGGACGACGACTGGGATTATAGGGAAGCTGTAAgggaagaattggataagGATAAAGTATTAGTTCCAGGTGAGAGACAGCTACCGTCTCGAGAAGATGACAAGAACCATCGGGATCAAAgccaagaagatgatgaactaGCAGATCCTATGGGTAGTTGA
- the MNN1 gene encoding alpha-1,3-mannosyltransferase MNN1 (similar to uniprot|P40549 Saccharomyces cerevisiae YIL014W MNT3 Alpha-1 3-mannosyltransferase adds the fourth and fifth alpha-1 3-linked mannose residues to O-linked glycans during protein O-glycosylation) encodes MIKRFLHPRSLRRYAFLIIFVLIVYSITTASSRSQFKLETGLGPNVSGRRRANALSAFSWIDNRRKHTLELVNGSKNSRSPFDLLPWGKEDNKVSEAEQNLLVKLEDAPLDMKCRYMIDAIYVAHKGWNNQQMTKYHSSEEANDMLASLLGERVRLFDHCFISGGLKVKDVMNMDSLVSEDKLGSPEDFIERMFPFLQQGNLVWPKMYDLRRGKELKMPAVAQDTYANFWNNWIKLSKGKGIAATFNPTELTLFHRQLRVLSKLNNTLPIQVVTSGFEFTRAQVDQLSQYARDTDQEVTLIDCSTILIKEFTQNNVEKFVNKWLAALFNTFEEVLLLDVDTVPFVDVEEFFKEPQYRATGMALFKDRAMMDEHTYGYCLETLAGLEPSHEENKLMGTKLLFESTQKELPQTEAASVYRRFFHDGVLHHVDSGLVPVNKVKNFGGLLFSFMINLDTKIQGCVHGDKEFFWLGQLYAGKNYAIYPQDAGVIGLIEDKPMEALTQTSYTICGSQLAHTFYSLTKEAHQLVWTNGGLSTCKVPHGAEMDFQRLPDYFMARYGDVETTKQVYAAPLHIQAMIIPDSEKSTWLQLRECGDSAFCASAVEDTADGRNSVSTLIQFTPEEQDFLDSISFAWNGRTFTDG; translated from the coding sequence ATGATTAAACGATTCTTACACCCTCGGTCACTTAGACGCTATGCTTTCTTAATCATCTTTGTCCTAATCGTCTATTCTATTACCACCGCCAGTTCAAGATCACAGTTCAAACTAGAAACAGGACTTGGTCCCAATGTGTCCGGCAGAAGACGTGCTAATGCCCTATCAGCATTTAGCTGGATTGACAATCGTCGTAAACATACTTTAGAACTTGTCAATGGATCCAAGAATTCTCGTAGTCCATTTGATCTACTACCGTGGGGAAAGGAAGATAATAAAGTATCAGAGGCAGAACAAAATCTTTTAgtgaaattggaagatgctCCACTGGATATGAAATGTAGATATATGATTGATGCAATTTATGTGGCTCACAAGGGTTGGAACAATCAACAGATGACGAAATATCACAGTAGTGAAGAAGCTAATGACATGTTAGCATCATTACTCGGTGAGCGTGTAAGATTGTTCGATCACTGTTTTATTTCTGGTGGACTCAAAGTAAAAGATGTTATGAACATGGATAGTTTGGTATCTGAGGATAAACTGGGTTCCCCAGAGGATTTCATCGAAAGGATGTTCCCCTTCTTACAACAAGGTAATCTAGTATGGCCCAAGATGTACGATTTGCGTAGAgggaaagaattgaaaatgccAGCTGTGGCACAAGATACTTATgcaaatttttggaataattggatcaaattatCTAAGGGTAAAGGTATTGCTGCCACTTTTAACCCAACGGAATTAACACTATTTCACAGACAGTTGAGGGTGCTAAGCAAATTGAATAACACTTTGCCGATTCAAGTGGTTACATCTGGATTCGAATTTACGAGAGCCCAAGTCGACCAATTGTCTCAATATGCTAGAGATACAGACCAAGAGGTTACACTGATAGATTGTAGCACCATTTTGATAAAAGAATTCACCCAAAATAACGTTGAGAAATTTGTCAACAAATGGCTGGCGGCATTATTtaatacttttgaagaagtgCTTTTACTCGATGTTGACACAGTCCCCTTTGTTGATGTGGAGGAATTCTTCAAGGAACCTCAGTATCGAGCTACAGGTATGgctcttttcaaagatagAGCGATGATGGATGAACATACATATGGGTACTGCCTCGAAACTTTAGCTGGATTAGAACCCTCTCATGAGGAGAATAAATTGATGGGGACTAAACTCTTGTTTGAATCCACACAGAAAGAACTACCACAAACCGAAGCCGCTTCAGTTTACCGCAGATTTTTCCACGATGGTGTGCTTCATCATGTGGATAGTGGATTGGTACCAGTTAACAAggttaaaaattttggcGGATTACTATTTTCCTTCATGATAAATTTAGATACTAAAATCCAAGGTTGTGTTCATGGCGATAAGGAATTCTTTTGGTTAGGTCAATTATATGCAGGTAAAAATTACGCTATCTACCCTCAGGACGCAGGCGTCATTGGTCTTATTGAAGATAAGCCGATGGAGGCGTTGACCCAAACTTCATACACGATTTGTGGATCTCAATTGGCACATACGTTTTATTCACTAACCAAGGAAGCTCATCAATTGGTATGGACAAACGGTGGATTAAGTACCTGCAAGGTACCTCACGGCGCTGAAATGGATTTCCAAAGATTACCAGATTATTTTATGGCAAGATACGGAGATGTTGAAACTACAAAGCAAGTGTATGCTGCACCTCTTCACATTCAAGCTATGATCATTCCCGACAGTGAGAAGTCGACATGGTTGCAATTGAGAGAATGTGGTGATAGTGCATTCTGTGCGTCTGCTGTTGAAGATACAGCGGATGGCAGAAACAGTGTTAGTACCTTAATCCAATTTACACCAGAGGAGCAAGACTTCTTAGATTCAATCTCATTCGCTTGGAATGGCCGTACTTTCACCGATGGTTGA